A stretch of Halarsenatibacter silvermanii DNA encodes these proteins:
- a CDS encoding thiamine pyrophosphate-dependent enzyme yields MEKVAGRPESLTDENFHYCPGCTHGITHRLVAEVLDEFDVREETIGIAPVGCSVLAYDYFDCDFQVAAHGRAPAVATGVKRVHPDKTVFTYQGDGDLASIGTAETVHAANRGENITIIFINNAIYGMTGGQMAPTTLENQKTTTTQTGRNKEKTGNPIRMTEMLAELDGPAYLARVSMHDSKNIRKSRKAIKKAFRLQHEKKGFTMVEVLSTCPTNWGADPKKAMKWLEENMLPKYELGIFKDIEEVE; encoded by the coding sequence ATGGAAAAAGTAGCAGGCAGACCTGAATCTCTTACCGATGAGAATTTTCATTACTGTCCGGGCTGCACTCACGGTATAACCCATCGCCTGGTGGCCGAAGTTCTGGACGAGTTCGATGTCAGAGAGGAGACCATCGGCATAGCCCCGGTCGGTTGTTCCGTTCTGGCCTATGATTATTTTGATTGTGATTTCCAGGTTGCGGCCCACGGACGGGCGCCGGCGGTGGCCACCGGTGTAAAAAGAGTTCATCCCGATAAAACTGTCTTCACCTATCAGGGAGATGGTGATCTGGCTTCTATAGGTACAGCCGAAACAGTGCATGCTGCCAATCGGGGCGAGAACATCACCATAATCTTTATCAACAACGCTATTTACGGTATGACCGGTGGACAGATGGCCCCTACCACGCTGGAAAATCAGAAGACGACCACAACTCAGACCGGCCGCAATAAGGAAAAAACCGGCAATCCCATCAGGATGACCGAAATGCTGGCCGAACTGGATGGGCCGGCCTATCTAGCCCGCGTATCGATGCATGATTCCAAAAATATAAGAAAATCCAGAAAAGCCATCAAAAAAGCCTTCCGTCTGCAGCACGAGAAAAAAGGGTTTACCATGGTGGAAGTTCTCTCCACCTGCCCCACCAACTGGGGAGCAGACCCCAAAAAGGCCATGAAGTGGCTGGAAGAAAATATGCTGCCCAAATATGAACTGGGCATCTTCAAAGATATCGAGGAGGTGGAGTAA